In one Sporomusa sphaeroides DSM 2875 genomic region, the following are encoded:
- a CDS encoding ABC transporter permease: MKSLITSFRTLPSSKLFDNKPLKKLCEYLITFFCIITLNFFLPRLLPGDPFTFLTGAADEVTVTYTEEQLSRYKAYFGLDKPLSVQYTDYLLNLLHGDIGYSLYYNEDVLVLLGKRSVWTISLVVVSLLISCMVGIILGSISAWNRDNSIDRFLYFSMICFSEIPAFLIGLVLLFAGAAWLCWFPLSGGMSIFVSFATPVHKALDLVHHAMLPVITLVLARLSGFYMISRSSMLTVLAKDYMRTARGKGLSHSRILFVHALRNAAIPVITRVFLSLGTVFSGAVLVENVFNYPGVGQLMRESVMMRDYILIQGIFLFFAVSVLTMNLIADILYKKLDPRVT; encoded by the coding sequence ATGAAGTCTCTCATAACAAGCTTTCGTACCTTGCCGTCCAGTAAGCTGTTCGACAATAAACCGCTGAAGAAATTGTGCGAGTATTTGATTACTTTTTTTTGTATCATTACCTTGAATTTTTTCCTGCCCCGCCTGCTCCCCGGCGATCCTTTTACCTTTCTGACAGGCGCGGCGGATGAAGTAACCGTAACTTATACCGAGGAGCAGTTGAGCAGATACAAAGCCTATTTCGGACTGGACAAACCGCTGTCAGTTCAATATACCGACTATTTGCTTAACTTGCTGCACGGTGATATCGGCTACAGCCTGTATTATAACGAAGATGTGCTTGTGCTATTGGGGAAACGGTCGGTATGGACCATCTCGCTTGTTGTCGTCTCACTGCTGATAAGCTGTATGGTGGGGATTATCCTTGGCAGTATCTCGGCCTGGAACCGCGATAACAGTATTGACCGGTTTTTGTATTTTTCCATGATCTGCTTTTCAGAAATTCCTGCCTTCCTTATCGGCCTGGTGCTGTTATTTGCCGGTGCCGCCTGGCTTTGCTGGTTCCCATTATCCGGAGGAATGAGTATTTTTGTGTCATTTGCCACACCTGTCCACAAAGCCCTTGACCTGGTGCATCATGCCATGCTGCCGGTTATTACCCTGGTTCTGGCACGCCTGTCCGGCTTTTATATGATCTCCCGGAGCAGCATGCTTACCGTACTGGCCAAGGATTATATGCGCACTGCCAGAGGCAAGGGATTGTCTCATAGCCGGATATTGTTCGTACATGCCCTGCGTAATGCGGCAATCCCTGTTATTACCCGGGTATTTCTAAGCCTGGGGACAGTTTTCAGCGGCGCCGTGCTGGTGGAAAATGTATTCAATTATCCCGGTGTGGGCCAGCTTATGCGGGAGTCGGTAATGATGCGGGACTATATTTTGATTCAAGGCATATTTTTGTTTTTTGCCGTCAGTGTGCTTACCATGAATCTAATCGCAGATATATTGTATAAAAAGCTTGATCCGAGGGTTACATGA
- a CDS encoding ABC transporter permease, producing MTELKKRGSQFLHNTYRIVRRLPPSGQIAVILISLVLLTGLFADWLSPHSHVLPSGNALQPPDSRHWLGTDELGIDLWAQICHGARLSIFVGLGTALLAGLGGCLIGILSGYFGGMTDRLIMRLTDLMIVLPDLPLMIVLGVFLGPSLYNIILVLAIFSWTGPARIVRSKILSMKQEKYITVAASYGAGFVHLTTRHFLPGILPLAAVSIIRLTGRAIVAEAGLSFLGLGDPTSKSWGLILNHAVQFKGIYFTEFWKWWVAAPLTAITLLVVAIAMLARASETLANSKL from the coding sequence ATGACTGAGCTGAAAAAACGGGGTTCTCAATTCTTGCACAATACATACAGAATCGTTAGAAGGCTGCCGCCGTCAGGCCAGATTGCGGTTATCCTTATATCGCTGGTGCTGCTAACCGGGCTGTTTGCCGACTGGTTGTCCCCTCACTCGCATGTCCTGCCGTCCGGAAATGCCCTGCAGCCGCCTGACAGCAGGCACTGGCTGGGAACCGATGAACTGGGAATTGATCTGTGGGCTCAGATCTGCCACGGAGCCCGCCTGAGTATTTTTGTCGGACTGGGAACAGCGCTTTTGGCCGGATTAGGCGGCTGTCTCATCGGCATATTGTCCGGTTATTTTGGCGGCATGACTGACCGGTTGATTATGCGGCTCACCGACTTGATGATCGTATTACCTGATTTACCCCTGATGATTGTGCTGGGAGTGTTTCTTGGTCCCAGCCTGTATAACATCATTCTGGTTTTGGCCATTTTTTCCTGGACAGGACCGGCGCGGATTGTACGCTCTAAGATTTTATCCATGAAACAGGAAAAGTATATTACGGTAGCCGCCAGCTACGGTGCCGGTTTTGTCCATCTGACAACCCGCCATTTTCTGCCGGGAATATTGCCTCTGGCCGCTGTCAGCATTATTCGCCTGACCGGACGCGCCATCGTAGCCGAGGCCGGCCTGTCTTTTCTGGGGTTGGGCGACCCGACTTCCAAAAGCTGGGGCTTGATCTTAAATCACGCGGTGCAATTTAAAGGAATATATTTTACCGAATTTTGGAAGTGGTGGGTGGCAGCCCCGTTGACAGCCATTACCCTATTGGTGGTTGCCATTGCGATGCTGGCAAGAGCCAGTGAAACGCTGGCTAATTCAAAACTTTAA
- a CDS encoding ABC transporter ATP-binding protein, whose amino-acid sequence MGPILLTVDKLSVQYNIGETTVMALDEVSFSLEKGGSLGIMGESGSGKTTIAMALMGLQDKAAITGGQICYEDVDLRQLSEQGWNQYRWRKLAIVFQNSLDVLNPVLTVFEQIHECLRRHTSLPPAAAREKIDQLLHQVGLAPSCQTCYPHQLSGGMRQRVLLAMALSCNPDVLIVDEPTNALDAVTKTEIIDLLAKLQQKHGFGLIVISHEIHTVARLTSRLLVLYQGRVVEEGLTKDILNHPMHNYTRGLLHSSPEMNPYRDMWGIPGETENNPNRGCPFYARCNQHIDCCISNKPDLKYVALERRVACNRSGIVTLLQGIELNKTYTCKGNSLKVCNNCTLEIRSGEIVALIGQSGSGKTTLSSILAGVLLPDSGEVIFQGEKVTLNSVTRKKQGIQMVFQDPYSSINEQFTVEQAVREPLDILRQEGSVAKLREIVSTALLNVQLPGNDESFLTRRCHTLSGGQRQRVAVARALVMEPKLLIADEISSMLDPSTQANLLRLLKGLQNRKGFAMLYITHDLAVAQKIADRVCVMYQGTIIEKGNAADIFTRPVQQYTRKLVEEGGMPYQAIWR is encoded by the coding sequence ATGGGACCGATATTGCTAACAGTTGACAAGCTTTCTGTACAATATAACATCGGAGAAACGACGGTAATGGCCCTGGACGAGGTTTCCTTTTCCCTGGAGAAAGGAGGAAGTCTGGGAATTATGGGCGAATCAGGCAGCGGCAAGACTACCATTGCCATGGCGCTTATGGGTTTACAGGACAAAGCTGCCATAACCGGCGGACAAATATGTTACGAAGATGTCGATTTACGGCAACTGTCTGAACAGGGTTGGAACCAATACCGCTGGCGGAAGCTGGCCATTGTTTTCCAAAACAGCCTGGATGTCCTTAATCCGGTGCTGACTGTATTTGAACAGATTCACGAATGTCTCCGGCGGCATACTTCCCTGCCGCCGGCTGCCGCCAGGGAAAAAATTGACCAGCTTTTGCACCAGGTCGGACTGGCACCCTCCTGTCAAACTTGTTATCCGCATCAGTTATCCGGCGGGATGCGGCAGCGTGTGCTGCTGGCCATGGCCCTCTCCTGCAATCCGGATGTGCTGATTGTGGACGAGCCCACCAATGCCCTTGACGCAGTGACAAAAACAGAAATTATCGACCTCCTGGCAAAACTGCAGCAGAAGCATGGCTTTGGCCTGATTGTTATTTCTCATGAAATCCATACTGTGGCCCGGCTTACCTCCCGTCTGCTTGTCCTCTACCAAGGACGGGTTGTCGAGGAGGGGTTGACCAAAGACATTCTGAATCATCCCATGCATAATTATACCCGGGGCTTGTTGCATTCTTCGCCGGAAATGAATCCTTACCGGGATATGTGGGGCATCCCCGGAGAAACAGAAAACAATCCCAACCGCGGCTGTCCTTTTTATGCGCGGTGCAATCAGCATATTGACTGCTGCATATCTAACAAGCCTGACCTGAAATATGTCGCACTTGAGCGCAGGGTTGCCTGTAACCGCAGCGGGATTGTAACCCTGCTGCAAGGCATAGAGCTAAATAAAACCTATACCTGTAAAGGAAATTCTCTAAAAGTCTGTAATAATTGCACCCTGGAAATCCGGTCAGGAGAGATTGTTGCGTTAATCGGTCAATCCGGTTCCGGTAAAACGACATTGTCCAGTATTCTTGCCGGAGTATTGCTGCCTGACAGCGGTGAAGTCATATTTCAGGGAGAAAAAGTAACACTTAACAGCGTTACCCGTAAAAAACAGGGTATCCAGATGGTTTTTCAGGATCCCTATTCATCCATTAACGAACAGTTTACAGTGGAACAGGCTGTCAGGGAACCCCTGGATATTTTGCGGCAAGAAGGCTCTGTTGCAAAACTTCGGGAAATTGTCAGCACTGCCTTGCTCAATGTCCAGCTCCCTGGGAATGATGAGAGCTTTTTAACCCGCAGATGCCATACGCTGAGCGGGGGGCAGCGGCAGCGCGTGGCGGTGGCCAGGGCACTTGTCATGGAGCCGAAGCTGTTAATTGCCGATGAAATCAGCTCCATGCTGGATCCTTCTACTCAGGCAAATCTTTTACGGCTGCTAAAAGGACTGCAAAATCGAAAAGGGTTTGCCATGCTGTATATCACCCATGACCTGGCAGTCGCACAAAAAATCGCCGACAGAGTCTGCGTTATGTATCAGGGTACGATCATCGAAAAGGGCAATGCAGCGGATATCTTTACCAGGCCGGTGCAGCAGTATACCCGGAAGCTGGTGGAAGAAGGAGGCATGCCTTATCAAGCAATATGGAGATGA